TTATCGGGAAGCGACTTTTAAAGGATGTACAGGCCCATCAAAAATTAGAAACAGAAATGATTGATGGCTGGCAAAGTGAAGCCAGCTGCCCCCTTTGTAAGTCCGAGGTAAACAATTTGGTTTCAGCACTGGAGGCTAAGCCCGAAGGTGAAACTACCTATCTGCCGGAAGGCATGGCCTATTATCGTGAAATTCGCCACTGCGCCCATTGCGGCGTGTATTTCAATGCCCATAATTACGATCTCTTTACGGAGGAGTTTTATGCCGGCGAGTATAATTCGGCCATCGAAGAAGGGAAATTACAAGGTCGCTTTGAGCGGGTGATTAATCTACCGGAAGGTCAATCTGATAATCGCCTGCGAGTGCAGCGTATTATCCAATATTGTGAACTGGCATTGCCTACAGCTTTGAGTTCATTGAGAGGATTGGATGTAGGCTCAGGCACTGGCGTGTTCCCTTATGAGCTTTCCAAGCATATTGGCCAGATGAATGCTGTGGATCCCGATGGATTATCAGTAAAGCTGATGGGCAATAATCTGGACATTGAGAATATTTGGCATGGCAGCCTGAAGGATGTGCCTGCTCATGAGAAATTTGATTTGATCAGCTTTAATAAGGTTTTAGAGCATGTGCAGGATCCGGTGCAAATGATGGCTCAGGCTAAAGATTATCTGAAACCCGGTGGGGCAGTTTATGTAGAATTGCCTTTTGCCGAGGGCATCATTAAACGTGGCGCCCAAATGGAGCGAGCCGAATTTTTTATAGAGCATTATACCACTTTCCCGCATAATGCATTCCGCTATTTACTGGAAGAAGCAGGTTATCAAATTCAATTGCAGAAGGATATTCTGGAGCCTAGCGGCAAGGAAACGATTTACGGATTTGCAGTGATAAAGGAATAAGATGAGTCCATTAGTTTCGGTATACATTACCAATTACAATTACGAGCGTTTTATTCGCGAATCCATCGAAAGTGTATTGGCGCAAAGCCTGCAAGATTTCGAGTTAATCATCATCGACGATGGCTCTACCGATGCCAGTCGGGATATTATTGAAGAGTATCGCGAGCGCCCGGAGGTGACCATTATTTATCAGCAGAACAAAGGCCTTAACATCACCAATAATGTGGCGATGCGCGTGGCCAAGGGTAAATACCTCATGCGCTTGGATGCGGATGATTATTTGGTGCCCGAAGCATTGGAGAAAATGGTAGCCCCATTAGAGGCTGATCCCGAATTAGGACTGGTATTTCCAGACTATTATTATGTGGATGCCGAAGGGCATATCACCGGCGAAGAACGTCGCCATAATTTTGAAAAGGAGGTAAGCCTCTACGATCAACCGGCCCACGGAGCTTGTACCATTATACGCCTGAGCTTCCTCAAGAAAATTGGTGGCTATAATGAAAGTTTCACTTGCCAGGATGGCTATGATCTGTGGTTGAAGTTCATCATTCACTATTCGGTGAAAAATGTAAATGAGCCACTATTCTATTACCGTCGTCATGGTTCTAACCTCACCACCAATGAGGAGCGAATTCTTGAGACCCGTCGTGCCATTAAGGAAACCTTTTTAGACCTCAGCAATATTGAAAGCAGCACCCTAGCGGTAATTCCCGTGCGGAATAGCAAAATTAAAGGGGTGTCGATCCCACTTTATGATTTGGGTACCGAAACCCTGCTTTCATTGAAGGTGAAAAAATTGCTGGAAGCCCGCAGTACCCAGCGGGTATATCTTATTTCGGAAGATGCTGAAATATTGAGCTACGCCCGCAGCACTTTTGGCGATCATCAAAATGTGGTGGTATTGGAACGTCCCAGTCGATTGGCAGGACCCA
The Croceimicrobium hydrocarbonivorans genome window above contains:
- a CDS encoding glycosyltransferase, which encodes MSPLVSVYITNYNYERFIRESIESVLAQSLQDFELIIIDDGSTDASRDIIEEYRERPEVTIIYQQNKGLNITNNVAMRVAKGKYLMRLDADDYLVPEALEKMVAPLEADPELGLVFPDYYYVDAEGHITGEERRHNFEKEVSLYDQPAHGACTIIRLSFLKKIGGYNESFTCQDGYDLWLKFIIHYSVKNVNEPLFYYRRHGSNLTTNEERILETRRAIKETFLDLSNIESSTLAVIPVRNSKIKGVSIPLYDLGTETLLSLKVKKLLEARSTQRVYLISEDAEILSYARSTFGDHQNVVVLERPSRLAGPNQTLGETVKLATHHAEAENLNYRFVMTAALDFPFVEAEIFDDAVNTVELFKSDSVLSVRPDNKAYYRHTGHGLQAILDQEKFTRIEREALYRAAGGVMVATRDSFAKNGKINAGRMSHVVVDENTAFGIFSDFDFQIFKSLMSVN